The Aspergillus chevalieri M1 DNA, chromosome 5, nearly complete sequence genome includes a region encoding these proteins:
- a CDS encoding GAS2 domain protein (COG:S;~EggNog:ENOG410PQ3D;~InterPro:IPR036534,IPR003108;~go_function: GO:0008017 - microtubule binding [Evidence IEA]), protein MAFNSPSLANPPFPFRPPHPTKLSYDDSSRASIRPVPAYELDPLLRTLSPEATLQALSSTDAVPNNEKAAHDILSRSISQVSQADRALGIRAAVAAKNLTLWYMEVQSWEWPKRADAHQGKAFIPPSPSNAADSGVEYLGSLPSAVVEQHGARIEEIRDGMDNLRVEELKEHVLNAHIPSRSRPSSSNSAMSIPPPLSYVQLSDFTAVITATILRALPTLSRLNTLLSTWDVRLLVLRQIPGLILSLRLAREALDDAFRALKSHDPPSEHDALYSRSNFHAKQAELGAAVAAAGRRMDNVLDALEGREDSLPESWIDDLETIESEFSTWVVEAEKRSAENEWSRANADNLCQRSDDTPRVSEPVVNTSDSARRNARSFPMETIAEEETTSAAPSVNEALDKPEPVQSQADPTPIPEITEQLATPVERDATPVPEPVREDPTQNGSPAPDAQDTIARSPEDVQPDRPRTPIDTPQLSPKSSPIRDGQFDKSIPPFSLEAHLPREPEQPSIPDSQANVVSDTAQESTPDNRNHAGELVSVADQIEPPKHSEPGKTVPASRPVAVEEKPAATSSLVAAGPASTQEQPSAVTKHSLEPSPCSLPEMTKEATLQPNASEEDGSPPLKQPLESPIKLGRQAGDKNGKTRQRVTSDASMGSLSSFPSLMSSPDFQEPHAESSNATPLFFDTPPHFQDIFGRPGAAPSSNDHTLREDSLRRFDQKVSPRPQHNRAVSLPLQRFINERIDMNYENGAGMEDSPSMGRRPSVASHPEQQEPTNRDGASTPTARFRQLAYRSEIPRDTKTRPTPSRSKTDGPVSGPRNSPRKVPLKTSAQRSLNAQPSARFATARLSRELNTNGSRESLATRGRPGSRPQSRAQTPADLAPRKTNSGSSTPLSKKKDYLDEKISTILDTLPARIQLLSEAQDDDDTFSVTSAAPVPMRGRYRSSSSASLYGAPAPSLTLTPAHTRRRQSFARGPEESSVKLYHLHKNGKSKPTKLFVRSVGESGERVMVRVGGGWADLGEYLREYAIHHGRRHVTDTPRVEVQGLTSHESTPGSTMLTPAPSNGRRTPSRPRSVISNRPSSSLAVRKTRRASNVSDATDFRAASFGEPTNPSHSPISTRRHSVSSNNSVGTISFASEAHYGSSAHSPATTIAAGSSRSTPLGLAGPKPRSRQKSMSPESEAWVEDVLGQARRSSLRPKGLPSADRETTPDVPPVPALPKVRSVSDMGSAGNSRRVMLRGLGSRRNSRQG, encoded by the coding sequence ATGGCGTTTAATTCTCCTAGCCTCGCGAatcctccttttccttttcgtcctcctcatccgacCAAACTCTCCTATGACGACTCGTCGCGTGCCTCTATCCGTCCGGTACCGGCTTATGAACTCGACCCTCTTCTCCGAACTCTCTCCCCTGAAGCCACTCTGCAAGCCCTCTCCTCTACCGATGCCGTTCCTAACAATGAGAAGGCCGCTCATGATATTCTCTCGCGGAGTATTTCGCAAGTCTCTCAGGCAGATCGCGCGCTGGGGATTCGCGCAGCGGTCGCCGCAAAGAACCTAACCCTGTGGTATATGGAAGTCCAGTCGTGGGAATGGCCAAAACGAGCCGATGCACATCAGGGTAAAGCGTTCATTCCTCCCTCACCGTCGAATGCCGCAGATTCAGGTGTAGAATATCTCGGAAGTCTTCCATCTGCCGTCGTCGAACAGCATGGAGCCCGTATCGAGGAGATTCGCGACGGGATGGATAACCTGAGAGTGGAGGAGTTGAAGGAACATGTCCTCAATGCCCACATTCCATCGCGGTCTCGGCCTTCGTCATCCAATAGCGCCATGTCCATCCCACCTCCCCTCAGTTATGTACAGCTCAGCGACTTCACCGCCGTTATCACCGCCACCATCCTACGCGCCCTGCCCACCCTGTCGCGTCTCAACACCTTGCTCTCTACCTGGGATGTCCGACTGTTAGTTCTCCGCCAGATTCCTGGTCTTATTCTCAGCTTGCGCCTCGCCCGGGAAGCATTAGACGACGCATTTCGCGCTCTCAAGTCGCACGATCCGCCCAGCGAACATGACGCCCTGTATTCCCGATCGAATTTCCATGCAAAACAAGCGGAGCTGGGCGCGGCCGTGGCTGCAGCGGGTCGGAGAATGGACAACGTTCTAGACGCCCTTGAAGGACGCGAAGATTCATTGCCCGAAAGCTGGATTGATGATCTCGAGACTATCGAGTCCGAATTCAGCACCTGGGTTGTGGAAGCTGAGAAGCGCTCAGCCGAAAATGAATGGTCGCGCGCCAATGCAGACAACCTCTGTCAACGATCCGACGATACACCCCGTGTTTCAGAACCGGTCGTCAATACATCCGATTCGGCGAGGCGCAACGCACGTTCCTTCCCCATGGAGACGATcgctgaagaagaaaccaCCTCCGCGGCGCCGTCTGTCAACGAAGCCCTAGATAAGCCGGAGCCTGTCCAGTCGCAAGCGGATCCCACACCTATCCCAGAAATTACAGAGCAACTTGCAACCCCGGTTGAACGTGACGCGACGCCTGTTCCTGAACCGGTTCGCGAGGATCCTACTCAGAATGGATCGCCCGCTCCTGATGCACAAGATACCATAGCCCGATCTCCTGAGGATGTGCAGCCAGATCGACCGCGAACGCCGATTGATACTCCACAGCTTTCTCCGAAATCGTCTCCCATCCGTGACGGACAATTTGATAAATCAATCCCTCCGTTCTCCCTCGAAGCACATCTACCTCGCGAACCCGAGCAGCCATCTATTCCAGACTCGCAAGCGAATGTTGTTAGCGATACAGCACAAGAGTCTACACCAGACAATCGGAATCATGCTGGAGAGCTTGTTTCAGTCGCGGACCAGATCGAACCTCCCAAGCATTCTGAGCCTGGCAAAACTGTTCCCGCATCACGCCCTGTCGCTGTCGAAGAAAAACCTGCGGCTACTTCAAGTTTGGTGGCTGCTGGCCCGGCCTCTACCCAGGAACAACCTTCTGCCGTCACGAAACATTCGCTGGAACCCTCACCATGCTCGCTGCCCGAAATGACGAAGGAAGCCACACTTCAGCCAAACGCCTCCGAAGAAGACGGTTCTCCGCCTCTTAAGCAACCTCTGGAAAGCCCGATAAAACTTGGCCGGCAAGCAGGTGACAAGAACGGCAAGACTCGCCAGCGTGTCACATCGGACGCTTCCATGggttctctctcctctttcccGTCTCTCATGTCAAGCCCAGATTTCCAGGAACCGCATGCTGAGTCGTCGAATGCAACCCCTCTATTTTTCGATACTCCACCGCACTTCCAGGACATCTTCGGCAGGCCTGGCGCTGCGCCTTCTAGCAATGATCATACCCTGCGTGAAGACAGTTTACGTCGCTTCGACCAGAAAGTTTCGCCACGACCGCAGCATAACCGCGCAGTCAGTCTGCCGCTTCAGCGTTTCATCAACGAACGAATAGATATGAACTACGAGAACGGCGCCGGCATGGAGGACAGCCCTAGCATGGGTAGAAGACCATCTGTTGCCTCTCATCCGGAGCAGCAGGAGCCCACGAACCGGGACGGTGCGTCAACGCCTACCGCTCGTTTCCGACAACTCGCATACCGGTCGGAGATCCCTCGTGATACGAAGACGAGGCCTACGCCTTCCCGCTCAAAGACTGATGGCCCAGTCTCTGGGCCTCGGAATTCTCCTAGGAAGGTTCCCCTGAAGACCTCTGCCCAACGATCGCTGAACGCGCAGCCTTCCGCCCGTTTTGCTACTGCTCGTCTTAGCAGGGAGCTCAACACCAATGGGAGCCGTGAAAGCCTCGCAACCCGTGGGCGACCTGGGTCGAGACCCCAGTCCAGAGCACAGACTCCGGCAGATCTGGCTCCTCGAAAGACCAATTCTGGGTCATCCACTCCGTTGTCGAAAAAGAAAGACTATCTTGACGAGAAGATCAGCACCATCTTGGATACCCTTCCCGCTCGCATTCAGCTGTTATCTGAAGCGcaggatgacgatgatacaTTCTCTGTGACTTCTGCGGCGCCCGTGCCAATGAGGGGCAGATACCGGTCGTCGTCATCGGCATCGCTCTATGGCGCGCCTGCTCCATCTTTGACACTTACTCCTGCGCATACCCGTCGGAGACAGTCCTTTGCACGGGGACCGGAGGAAAGTTCTGTCAAGCTTTACCATTTGCACAAGAATGGAAAGTCGAAGCCCACGAAACTCTTTGTCCGCTCCGTGGGCGAAAGTGGTGAGCGCGTGATGGTACGAGTCGGAGGTGGATGGGCAGATCTCGGTGAATACCTGAGAGAATATGCCATCCATCATGGACGACGACATGTTACCGACACTCCTCGTGTTGAAGTTCAGGGCCTCACGTCTCATGAATCAACCCCAGGAAGTACCATGCTCACGCCAGCTCCGAGCAACGGCCGGAGAACGCCTTCGCGCCCTCGTTCCGTCATTAGCAACCGACCCTCCTCGTCGCTCGCTGTCCGTAAAACCCGGCGGGCGTCCAACGTGTCCGATGCGACGGATTTCCGAGCTGCCAGCTTTGGTGAGCCCACGAATCCCTCTCACTCACCAATCTCTACTCGACGACACTCCGTGTCTTCGAACAATTCAGTCGGCACGATCTCCTTTGCCAGTGAGGCCCACTACGGCTCATCCGCCCACTCACCCGCAACCACCATCGCCGCTGGCAGCTCCCGCTCAACCCCTCTGGGTCTTGCTGGACCCAAGCCACGATCTCGTCAGAAATCAATGAGCCCCGAGAGCGAAGCCTGGGTTGAAGACGTCTTGGGCCAGGCTCGCCGAAGCTCTTTGAGGCCTAAGGGCTTGCCCTCTGCAGACAGGGAGACGACACCTGATGTCCCGCCAGTCCCGGCTTTGCCAAAGGTTCGCAGTGTCAGCGACATGGGCTCTGCTGGTAATAGCAGACGAGTCATGCTCCGGGGACTTGGTAGTCGTCGGAATTCTAGGCAGGGATAA
- a CDS encoding uncharacterized protein (COG:G;~EggNog:ENOG410PG3C;~InterPro:IPR001312,IPR022673,IPR022672,IPR043129;~PFAM:PF03727;~go_function: GO:0004396 - hexokinase activity [Evidence IEA];~go_function: GO:0005524 - ATP binding [Evidence IEA];~go_function: GO:0005536 - glucose binding [Evidence IEA];~go_function: GO:0016773 - phosphotransferase activity, alcohol group as acceptor [Evidence IEA];~go_process: GO:0001678 - cellular glucose homeostasis [Evidence IEA];~go_process: GO:0005975 - carbohydrate metabolic process [Evidence IEA]), with amino-acid sequence MFIKEHHSKCSAEEKLPLAFTFSYPVLQKSIKEGILQRWTKDYSCPGAEGNDIVAQLAASMDKKQVPVEVVALVNDTTGTLIATAYRDPQVCIGSIFSTGCNSAYMEACSAIPKIKHAGLPPDSRVVINTECGAFDNSRKVLRRTRFDKDIDACSPRQGQQLYEKMVAGRYLGEIIRRVLLELHNNNGLFRDQDASELNTPHILEASFLSSVEEDNSHLREGVYSLLKERLGVESTVPERRITRFLVEIVGTRAARLYACGIAAICKKRDIKTGVVGVDGSTFNYYTRFRLRVAQAMRDIIGRMILRIR; translated from the exons atgttcatcaaggaGCATCATAGCAAGTGCTCGGCCGAGGAAAAGCTGCCGCTGGCGTTTACCTTTTCGTATCCTGTTTTGCAAAAGTCCATCAAAGAGGGCATTCTCCAGCGATGGACCAAGGACTATAGTTGCCCGGGGGCGGAGGGCAATGATATCGTCGCGCAGCTGGCGGCGTCAATGGACAAAAAG CAAGTACCCGTCGAAGTCGTAGCGCTAGTCAACGACACCACAGGAACCCTGATCGCAACCGCATACCGCGACCCCCAGGTTTGCATTGGCAGCATCTTCAGCACAGGCTGCAACTCAGCCTACATGGAAGCATGCAGCGCAATCCCCAAGATCAAACACGCAGGACTACCCCCAGATAGCAGGGTCGTAATCAACACCGAATGTGGCGCATTCGACAACTCCCGCAAGGTCCTGCGGCGCACGCGCTTCGACAAGGACATCGACGCGTGTTCCCCGCGGCAGGGCCAGCAACTGTACGAAAAGATGGTAGCAGGCCGGTACCTCGGCGAAATCATCCGTCGAGTCCTCCTAGAActccacaacaacaacggcCTCTTCAGAGACCAAGACGCCTCGGAGCTCAACACGCCTCACATCCTAGAAGCATCGTTCCTCTCCTCCGTAGAAGAAGACAACTCACACCTGCGCGAGGGTGTCTACAGCCTCCTCAAAGAACGCCTGGGCGTCGAATCCACAGTCCCCGAACGCCGAATCACCCGCTTCCTCGTGGAAATCGTCGGGACACGCGCCGCCCGTCTATACGCCTGCGGGATCGCGGCGATCTGTAAGAAACGGGATATTAAGACCGGCGTGGTGGGCGTTGACGGATCCACGTTTAACTATTACACGCGGTTTCGGCTGAGAGTCGCGCAGGCGATGCGGGATATCATTGGCCGGATGATATTAAGGATCCGATAA
- a CDS encoding checkpoint protein HUS1 family protein (COG:D,L;~EggNog:ENOG410PG4K;~InterPro:IPR016580,IPR007150;~PFAM:PF04005;~go_component: GO:0005730 - nucleolus [Evidence IEA];~go_component: GO:0030896 - checkpoint clamp complex [Evidence IEA];~go_process: GO:0000077 - DNA damage checkpoint [Evidence IEA]), with the protein MRFKTQLTNIQTFTKLTASLTSLGKVCWLRLEDSIVRFTIIPDQGTQVWAQLPVDAIFEPNTYTLESNSGVINLEVPIGALHRALRSANGANSAQIRLTKKGSVPLLALTILSSSWTTGSNAIGISNDEEFEGLFTDEGDRRGTGPRERETVISQEVPVKVLHESAVEGLHEPTCRDPDVHIILPSLLQLKSISERFTKLATIDTKTPSTITTTTNSTQPPPSSAVPTTTAPGSSTASPKLELSANMHGSLKLGIASDSLRISSVWTNLVNPALDPAQLSQTEMQELPSERMRRLGEEGNGEEGWARVRIDGRDWGRVLSVGRLSPKVVACFINETALVLYVYLPGSWNGEDSCLTYYINSYST; encoded by the exons ATGCGcttcaaaacacaattaACCAACATCCAAACCTTTACCA AACTAACAGCCTCCCTAACCTCCCTCGGCAAAGTCTGCTGGCTCCGTCTCGAAGACTCCATTGTTCGCTTCACCATAATCCCCGACCAGGGAACCCAGGTCTGGGCCCAGTTACCAGTC GATGCAATCTTCGAACCCAATACATATACACTAGAATCCAATTCCGGCGTAATAAATCTCGAAGTGCCCATCGGGGCACTCCACCGCGCGCTACGGTCCGCGAATGGTGCGAATTCCGCGCAGATACGGCTTACGAAGAAAGGCAGCGTTCCGCTGCTCGCACTGACGATTCTTTCCTCGAGTTGGACGACGGGGTCTAATGCTATTGGCATTAGCAATGATGAGGAATTTGAGGGTTTGTTTACGGATGAGGGGGATAGAAGGGGAACGGGGCCGAGGGAACGAGAGACGGTGATATCGCAAGAAGTCCCCGTGAAAGTCCTGCACGAATCGGCCGTTGAAGGGCTCCATGAACCAACGTGCCGTGATCCAGATGTCCATATTATTCTGCCCAGTCTGCTGCAGCTGAAGAGTATATCCGAGCGATTCACGAAACTAGCCACCATCGACACCAAAACACCCTCCACCatcacaaccacaacaaatTCAACCCAACCCCCGCCATCATCAGCAGTCcccacaacaacagcccCCGGCAGCAGCACTGCAAGTCCCAAGCTCGAACTCTCCGCAAACATGCACGGCTCTCTAAAGTTAGGTATCGCGTCGGATTCGCTGCGGATATCCAGCGTGTGGACGAATCTGGTGAACCCCGCGCTGGACCCTGCGCAATTATCGCAGACAGAGATGCAGGAACTACCTAGTGAGCGGATGAGGAGGTTGGGTGAGGAGGGGAATGGGGAGGAGGGGTGGGCGAGGGTGCGGATTGATGGGAGGGATTGGGGGCGGGTGTTGAGTGTGGGGAGGTTGAGTCCGAAGGTCGTTGCTT GTTTCATCAACGAGACGGCATTGGTGCTGTATGTCTATTTACCGGGGAGTTGGAACGGGGAGGATTCATGCCTCACG TACTACATCAATTCATATTCCACCTGA